From bacterium:
AAGGACGAAACTTAACCTCTATATCTCACACACACTAAGGCCTAATCGCGCCTACGTGTAATCAGTAAGCACCAAAATAGCCTCAAACAACCCATGTTATGCGCCGCTCAAAGCAAGATGTAAAGTATAGATTGAAGCTAACACTCTGCTAACATTAGATATTTAATGATTCCGGGTAGTTGCATGCGGGAATTATAAATCGGATAAAGTAAGTATAATCAAAATTTCTTATAAGTTATAGCTTCTGCTCCAGAATAACCTAGGAACAAATCCAAAATGAATCGATTACATTTAGAAAAAAGCCCATACCTATTACAACACCAACATAACCCCGTCGACTGGTATCCTTGGGGCAAGGAAGCTTTTGCTAAAGCACAACTTGAGAATAAGCCAATCTTTCTCTCCATCGGTTACTCGACCTGTTACTGGTGCCATGTCATGGAAAAAGACTCTTTCGAGCACCAAGACCTCGCCCAGGTTTTAAATCAGAATTTCATTAGCATTAAGGTCGATCGAGAAGAACGCCCTGACGTTGATCGCATCTATATGGACGCAGTTTCGGCAATGACCGGTCACGGCGGCTGGCCCATGAGCGTTTTTCTAACTCCCGATCAAAAACCGTTCTACGGCGGAACATTTTTTTGGAAAGCTACGTTTATTAAATTGCTAGAAAAAGTTACCGAGCTTTGGACGAATGACCGCGCCAGCTTAGTTGAATCCGCAGCTAAGCTCTGCCAATACTTGCAAGATATTTCTCAAGAAGAATTACAAAAAGTCACACCAAATGATGATGCTTTTCGTCGCGCCTTTAGGATTTTTGAGCGCAGTTTCGACCCCGACTGGGGCGGCTTCGGAAAAGCTCCAAAGTTTCCAGCAGCCCAAAGCATTCGCCTGCTGCTACGTATTTATCAACGCGGAAACTCTAGGCGGTCTCTGGAAATTGCTGAAAAAACACTTGAGAGCATGGCACGCGGAGGTATCTACGATCAACTTGGAGGGGGGTTTCACCGCTATGCAGTAGACGAGAAGTGGCAAGTGCCGCATTTCGAAAAAATGCTCTACGACAACGCTTTACTTGCACGCGCGTATACGGAAGCCTATTTGTTAACAAACAAGAATGCCTATAAACAAATCTCCCGCCAGACACTGCACTACGTGCAAACAAAAATGACCAGCCCGAAGGGGGGATTTTATTCCGCAGAAGATGCAGGTGATGTTGGGCTGGAAGGGCAAACATATCTCTGGAAGTGGCATGAACTTGAAGCGAACTTAAGCGCAGAGGAGTTAAAACTTGCAGTTGAGGTTTTTGGGGCCTCTTGCGAGGGGAATTTTGAGCACAATCAGAATATTTTATTATTGCCTCAAGGAGTTTTGTGGGAGAAAAGCTTTAGCCCAGAGGTCTCTCAACTAAAAGAGAAACTTTTAACACTTCGCAATAAACGCGAGCAGCCGCACTTAGATGATAAAATCCTTACAAGCTGGAATGGCTTGATGATTAATGCTCTTGCCTACGCTGGGAGAATTTTTAACCAGCAGGATTTTATCGATTCAGCTTCTGCTGCCGCAAAATTTGCCGCGGAACATTTAATTACTGCTTCAGGCTTAAAGCGACGTTTCCGCGAAGGTCAGGTAGATTTTTCTGCGACAATTGATGACTATGTCTACTTGATTTATGGCTTGCTTGAATTGTTTTTGGCGACAAATCATTGGCCGTGGCTTGAAGTCGCAGAAAAGCTCTATCAGTTACAAGATGAAAATTTGTGGGATGTAAAAAATGGTGGTTACTTTTATGAAGAGCATAGCGAAAACCTCGTGATTCGCTCGAAAGAGTATCATGATGGTGCGCAACCTTCGGCAAACCAAATAGCTATCGAAAATAGCTATCGCTTATTCCAAATCACGGGAAAGCTAGCATACTTAAAGCGTGCGGAAGAATTAATCGAGAGCATTTCCGGGTTGATGGTTGCAAGTCCACAAGCAGGCGCAAGTTCACTAATCGCCTTTGATTTTCTACAGTGCGGGGGCTTCTATATTAAGGCCCCTCAGGCGACAAGTGCTGAAATTATTGCTGACCTCAATAAAGCGCTCGGTCTGAGTGGAGTTGTCTTTAAAACCAACGAAGCGACAGCTGATTTCGAGCTTTGTGCAAAAGATAGCTGTTTGTATAAAGGTCAGGAAATTAAGGAGCTTAAGCAGTTAGTTTCACTACGCAATCAGTATCAAGCAGAGTTGATTTGAGCTTCAAGTTACAATTTATTCTCAACCAGGCATAATACTAGCATGGGACATAGAGAATCTGATTCAAGCTCTTCTTTTAGTGTGAGCGATGTATTTGGGGCAATTTTTGTTGTCTTACTGCTTCTCGCTGTGTGGCAATTTTTCTCGCATGCTGAATCCATCGTCGGAGCAAAAGGTGAGAAACTAAATCAATGGAAGATGACTATTTCCCAAGCGCTTAAGCCATCAGAAACTCAAGATAAGAAACGGGCTAAGCGTAAGCAAGATAATTCACGAGAGGTAGTCACCGACGCTCTGCCAGCTCCGCTTGCGAGCGAGCCAAGTAAGGTAGTGCAAGATCAGGCGCCAGTCATGGCAAGTAATCCGGCCCAGGGACAGGGAGCTCAGCCTGACAAGGAAGCTGTGCGAAAACCTAAATCGCGTCGCGAAAGATTAGCCGCAGAAAGTCAGACGCAAGAGCAAGGTTCAAGATCTAAGCAATTAAGAAGAGGGGAAAATGTTGCCCCTACAAATGCTAAGAGCGCAGCAACTACAGCTGCAAATTCAACGGGAACCAAAGGTGTGATTGCGACCACAGGTGACAGTAAGAGCGCTACGGCAATCCAAAAATTCTAGGATAATTAAGGCAATAAAAAACGCCTGTTATTCATTGCTGAATAACAGGCGTTGGCTTTGTGGAAGCTGATGCTTAAATTACATCATGCCGCCCATGCCACCCATTCCGCCATGTCCATGGCCGTGAGCAGCGTGGTCTTCTTCCTTCTTAGGCTTATCAACAATTGCAGCTTCAGTTGTGAGCATTAAGCCAGAAACTGATGCAGCATTTTGTAGCGCGCTACGCACAACTTTAGTTGGGTCAATCACGCCAGCCTTAACTAAGTCTTCAACTTGCTCAGTTACAGCGTTAAAGCCCATTGCGCCAGTAGCTTGACGGACTTTTTCGATGATCACTGAAGCTTCATGCCCTGCGTTGGTAACGATTGTGCGGATTGGGGCTTCAAGAGCACGGCCAATAATTTGCACGCCAATCTTTTCCTCGTCATCGCACTTAACAGTTGAAAGCGCTTCACTAGCGCGGAGCAATGCAACTCCACCACCAGGAACAACACCTTCTGCAACCGCAGCACGTGTGGCATGTAGAGCGTCTTCTACGCGAGCTTTCTTTTCTTTAAGCTCAACTTCTGTTGCAGCGCCAACATTGATTACAGCAACACCGCCAACTAACTTAGCTAGACGCTCTTGTAGTTTTTCACGGTCGTAATCACTAGTTGTTTCTTCAACTTGGTTACGGATTGTCTTTACGCGGGCTTCGATTTGCTTCTTTTCGCCAGCGCCATCGATAATTGTAGTATTGTCCTTATCGATTACAATTCGTTTTGCGCGTCCAAGACTCTTCAATTCAAGCGTATCAAGTTTAACGCCGAGGTCTTCACTGACAAATTCACCACCAGTCAATGTTGCAATGTCTTCAAGCATGGCTTTACGACGGTCACCAAATCCTGGAGCCTTAACTGCTGCAACTTGAAGTGTGCCACGAATCTTATTCACAACTAATGTTGCTAAGGCTTCGCCTTCAACTTCTTCAGCAATAATCATCAGAGGCTTACCTGAGCGAGCAACTTGCTCAAGCACTGGAAGAAGATCTTTCATGTTTGAAATCTTCTTTTCATAAATCAAGATGTAAGGATCTTGAAGAATTACTTCCATGCGATCTGGGTCGGTTACAAAGTAAGGTGACAAGTAGCCACGGTCAAATTGCATACCTTCAACAACTTCTAAAGTTGTATCGAGTCCTTTTGCTTCTTCAACTGTAATTACGCCTTCTTGACCAACTTTTTCCATGGCTTCAGCAATTAAATTGCCGATGAAAGAGTCGTTATTCGCAGAAATTGTTCCAACTTGAGCAATCTCAGCTCTTGTTTTTGAATCTTTTGATAAAGTTTTAAGCTTCTCTACGACAGCTGTAACTGCCTTATCAATTCCACGCTTAATGCTCATTGGGTCATGACCAGCAGCAACCATCTTTGCACCTTCGCGGAAAATCGCGCGGGCAAGCACTGTTGCTGTAGTTGTTCCGTCTCCGGCAACATCAGATGTCTTTGATGCAACTTCACGCACCATTTGCGCACCCATGTTTTCGAATTTGTTTTCTACTTCAACTTCTTTAGCTACTGTTACGCCGTCCTTTGTAATTGTTGGTCCACCAAAAGACTTTTCAATTACGACGTTGCGCCCACGTGGTCCCATTGTGACTGAAACCGCATCAGCAAGAGTGTTTACACCCTTGAGCATTTGATCACGAGCATCAAGCCCGAATTCAACAATTTTAGCACCCATTGTCTAAACTCCTTTTAAATTATGATTTATTCTACAACTGCAAGAACATCGTCTTCGCGCATGATTAAACGCTCATTGGCGTCAATCTTGATTTCGGTTCCTGCATACTTTCCGAAAAGCACGACATCTCCGGCCTTAACTTCAAGCGGGCGAACTGTGCCGTCTTCAAGGATTTTACCCTTGCCAACTGCAACAACTTTCCCTCTTTGTGGTTTTTCTTTAGCTGTATCAGGAATAATAATTCCTCCAGCTGTTTTCTCGTCTTCTGAGAGCCGCTCAACAATAATGCGGTCTTGTAGTGGTCTAAGCGACATAATTTTTCCTCCCATTGTAGTCGTTAACACTTTGAAATCGATTACTTTTATCGCTTTAAAGCTAAGGTCGACATACGCCTCAGCTACCAGGTGATTTCCTGGCGCCCGGGTAAGTAAACATGAGTAAGTTCAAAGTCAAGGAAGCACATGCTAAAAAATAGTGATTTTTCCCTGATACACATTCACAGCAAAGCTCCATAACACTTTCTGATGAGGGAGAAGTTAGGTCCCGAAACTGATAACATCTTGAAATTATGGGTTTTTAGGGCATTAGGGTAGGTTTTATGGCTGCAAAAGAAAAACGAGAAGTCAACGCCGCTGAGCTAAAAATTGAAGGCTCAGGCGCTCAGCGCCATGTCGAAATTGACGGTATCAAAATCCGCCTCGCCCGCC
This genomic window contains:
- a CDS encoding thioredoxin domain-containing protein, which translates into the protein MNRLHLEKSPYLLQHQHNPVDWYPWGKEAFAKAQLENKPIFLSIGYSTCYWCHVMEKDSFEHQDLAQVLNQNFISIKVDREERPDVDRIYMDAVSAMTGHGGWPMSVFLTPDQKPFYGGTFFWKATFIKLLEKVTELWTNDRASLVESAAKLCQYLQDISQEELQKVTPNDDAFRRAFRIFERSFDPDWGGFGKAPKFPAAQSIRLLLRIYQRGNSRRSLEIAEKTLESMARGGIYDQLGGGFHRYAVDEKWQVPHFEKMLYDNALLARAYTEAYLLTNKNAYKQISRQTLHYVQTKMTSPKGGFYSAEDAGDVGLEGQTYLWKWHELEANLSAEELKLAVEVFGASCEGNFEHNQNILLLPQGVLWEKSFSPEVSQLKEKLLTLRNKREQPHLDDKILTSWNGLMINALAYAGRIFNQQDFIDSASAAAKFAAEHLITASGLKRRFREGQVDFSATIDDYVYLIYGLLELFLATNHWPWLEVAEKLYQLQDENLWDVKNGGYFYEEHSENLVIRSKEYHDGAQPSANQIAIENSYRLFQITGKLAYLKRAEELIESISGLMVASPQAGASSLIAFDFLQCGGFYIKAPQATSAEIIADLNKALGLSGVVFKTNEATADFELCAKDSCLYKGQEIKELKQLVSLRNQYQAELI
- the groL gene encoding chaperonin GroEL (60 kDa chaperone family; promotes refolding of misfolded polypeptides especially under stressful conditions; forms two stacked rings of heptamers to form a barrel-shaped 14mer; ends can be capped by GroES; misfolded proteins enter the barrel where they are refolded when GroES binds), with amino-acid sequence MGAKIVEFGLDARDQMLKGVNTLADAVSVTMGPRGRNVVIEKSFGGPTITKDGVTVAKEVEVENKFENMGAQMVREVASKTSDVAGDGTTTATVLARAIFREGAKMVAAGHDPMSIKRGIDKAVTAVVEKLKTLSKDSKTRAEIAQVGTISANNDSFIGNLIAEAMEKVGQEGVITVEEAKGLDTTLEVVEGMQFDRGYLSPYFVTDPDRMEVILQDPYILIYEKKISNMKDLLPVLEQVARSGKPLMIIAEEVEGEALATLVVNKIRGTLQVAAVKAPGFGDRRKAMLEDIATLTGGEFVSEDLGVKLDTLELKSLGRAKRIVIDKDNTTIIDGAGEKKQIEARVKTIRNQVEETTSDYDREKLQERLAKLVGGVAVINVGAATEVELKEKKARVEDALHATRAAVAEGVVPGGGVALLRASEALSTVKCDDEEKIGVQIIGRALEAPIRTIVTNAGHEASVIIEKVRQATGAMGFNAVTEQVEDLVKAGVIDPTKVVRSALQNAASVSGLMLTTEAAIVDKPKKEEDHAAHGHGHGGMGGMGGMM
- the groES gene encoding co-chaperone GroES, whose amino-acid sequence is MSLRPLQDRIIVERLSEDEKTAGGIIIPDTAKEKPQRGKVVAVGKGKILEDGTVRPLEVKAGDVVLFGKYAGTEIKIDANERLIMREDDVLAVVE